One genomic segment of Corvus moneduloides isolate bCorMon1 chromosome 23, bCorMon1.pri, whole genome shotgun sequence includes these proteins:
- the TCEA3 gene encoding transcription elongation factor A protein 3 isoform X2 codes for MGPAEELVRIAKKLDKMVARKSTEGALDLLKSLTGYTMTIQLLQDVCTQTTRIGVAVNSVRKHCSDEEVVASAKILIKNWKRLLESTTTKKEKDSDGKKEKDTDGDREKKKGLDVSSCPSEGLKHGKDTAEKHREKHKERKPSKPDSHATATQGHSADSNLERESSDGQSPIASSKKSPLDGKKERRASADSRSSTISSSSSPQKRLSGERRASVGTSLSPAPTGSQRNSGDSKEERANSSKAKPEMPRTPTSPSFSPSPCFLAPCYLTGDSVRDKCIEMLTAALRMDDDYKEFSVNCEKMASEIEDHIFQELKSTDMKYRNRVRSRISNLKDPKNPGLRRNVLCGAIEPGLIARMTAEEMASDELKKLRNAMTQEAIREHQMAKTGGTVTDLFQCGKCRKKNCTYNQVQTRSADEPMTTFVLCNECGNRWKFC; via the exons ATGGGGCCCGCTGAGGAGCTGGTCCGGATTGCCAAGAAATTGGATAAGATGGTGGCCAGGAAGAGCACG gaaggggcaCTGGATCTGCTCAAATCCCTCACCGGCTACACCATGAccatccagctgctccag GACGTGTGTACCCAGACCACACGGATCGGAGTGGCTGTGAACTCAGTGCGGAAACACTGCTCAGATGAAGAGGTGGTGGCCTCAGCCAAAATCCTCATCAAAAACTGGAAGCGGCTTCTGG AGTCTACCACCACAAAGAAGGAGAAGGACTCAGatgggaagaaggagaaggacaCAGATGGAGacagggagaagaagaaggggCTGGATGTTTCCAGCTGCCCCAGTGAAGGGCTGAAGCACGGCAAGGATACGGCTGAGAAGCACAGGGAGAAGCACAAGGAGAG GAAGCCCAGCAAGCCTGACTCTCATGCCACTGCCACCCAGGGCCACTCTGCTGATTCCAACCTGGAGAG AGAGTCCAGTGATGGCCAGAGCCCCATTGCATCCTCCAAGAAATCACCTCTGGATGGCAAGAAAGAGag GAGAGCCTCTGCTGACTCCAGGTCGTCAaccatctcctcctcttcctccccacagAAGAGACTGTCAGGGGAGAG GAGAGCCTCTGTGGGCACCAGCCTCTCTCCAGCTCCCACTGGCTCCCAGAGAAACTCCGGTGACAGCAAGGAGGAAAG AGCCAACAGCAGCAAGGCCAAACCTGAGATGCCACGAACCCCCACCAGcccttccttctctcccagcccctgcttcCTGGCCCCCTGCTATCTCACAGGGGACTCGGTGCGGGACAAATGCATCGAGATGCTGACGGCTGCACTCCGCATGGATG ATGACTACAAGGAGTTCAGTGTCAACTGCGAGAAGATGGCATCGGAGATTGAAGACC ATATCTTCCAGGAGCTGAAGAGCACAGACATGAAGTATCGCAACCGGGTGCGGAGCAGGATCAGCAACCTGAAGGACCCCAAGAACCCTGGTCTGCGGAGGAACGTGCTGTGCGGGGCCATTGAGCCTGGCCTCATCGCCCGCATGACTGCTGAG GAGATGGCCAGTGATGAGCTGAAGAAGCTGCGGAATGCCATGACCCAGGAGGCCATCCGGGAGCACCAGATGGCCAAGACAGGCGGCACCGTCACCGACCTCTTCCAGTGCGGCAAATGCAGGAAGAAGAACTGCACGTACAACCAG GTACAGACGCGCAGCGCCGACGAGCCCATGACAACATTCGTGCTGTGCAACGAGTGTGGGAACCGCTGGAAG tTCTGCTGA
- the TCEA3 gene encoding transcription elongation factor A protein 3 isoform X1, with protein sequence MGPAEELVRIAKKLDKMVARKSTEGALDLLKSLTGYTMTIQLLQTTRIGVAVNSVRKHCSDEEVVASAKILIKNWKRLLESTTTKKEKDSDGKKEKDTDGDREKKKGLDVSSCPSEGLKHGKDTAEKHREKHKERKPSKPDSHATATQGHSADSNLERESSDGQSPIASSKKSPLDGKKERRASADSRSSTISSSSSPQKRLSGERRASVGTSLSPAPTGSQRNSGDSKEERANSSKAKPEMPRTPTSPSFSPSPCFLAPCYLTGDSVRDKCIEMLTAALRMDDDYKEFSVNCEKMASEIEDHIFQELKSTDMKYRNRVRSRISNLKDPKNPGLRRNVLCGAIEPGLIARMTAEEMASDELKKLRNAMTQEAIREHQMAKTGGTVTDLFQCGKCRKKNCTYNQVQTRSADEPMTTFVLCNECGNRWKVCNHLGRGSGQPDPFLAFRGGRAP encoded by the exons ATGGGGCCCGCTGAGGAGCTGGTCCGGATTGCCAAGAAATTGGATAAGATGGTGGCCAGGAAGAGCACG gaaggggcaCTGGATCTGCTCAAATCCCTCACCGGCTACACCATGAccatccagctgctccag ACCACACGGATCGGAGTGGCTGTGAACTCAGTGCGGAAACACTGCTCAGATGAAGAGGTGGTGGCCTCAGCCAAAATCCTCATCAAAAACTGGAAGCGGCTTCTGG AGTCTACCACCACAAAGAAGGAGAAGGACTCAGatgggaagaaggagaaggacaCAGATGGAGacagggagaagaagaaggggCTGGATGTTTCCAGCTGCCCCAGTGAAGGGCTGAAGCACGGCAAGGATACGGCTGAGAAGCACAGGGAGAAGCACAAGGAGAG GAAGCCCAGCAAGCCTGACTCTCATGCCACTGCCACCCAGGGCCACTCTGCTGATTCCAACCTGGAGAG AGAGTCCAGTGATGGCCAGAGCCCCATTGCATCCTCCAAGAAATCACCTCTGGATGGCAAGAAAGAGag GAGAGCCTCTGCTGACTCCAGGTCGTCAaccatctcctcctcttcctccccacagAAGAGACTGTCAGGGGAGAG GAGAGCCTCTGTGGGCACCAGCCTCTCTCCAGCTCCCACTGGCTCCCAGAGAAACTCCGGTGACAGCAAGGAGGAAAG AGCCAACAGCAGCAAGGCCAAACCTGAGATGCCACGAACCCCCACCAGcccttccttctctcccagcccctgcttcCTGGCCCCCTGCTATCTCACAGGGGACTCGGTGCGGGACAAATGCATCGAGATGCTGACGGCTGCACTCCGCATGGATG ATGACTACAAGGAGTTCAGTGTCAACTGCGAGAAGATGGCATCGGAGATTGAAGACC ATATCTTCCAGGAGCTGAAGAGCACAGACATGAAGTATCGCAACCGGGTGCGGAGCAGGATCAGCAACCTGAAGGACCCCAAGAACCCTGGTCTGCGGAGGAACGTGCTGTGCGGGGCCATTGAGCCTGGCCTCATCGCCCGCATGACTGCTGAG GAGATGGCCAGTGATGAGCTGAAGAAGCTGCGGAATGCCATGACCCAGGAGGCCATCCGGGAGCACCAGATGGCCAAGACAGGCGGCACCGTCACCGACCTCTTCCAGTGCGGCAAATGCAGGAAGAAGAACTGCACGTACAACCAG GTACAGACGCGCAGCGCCGACGAGCCCATGACAACATTCGTGCTGTGCAACGAGTGTGGGAACCGCTGGAAGGTCTGTAACCATCTGGGGAGAGGCTCTGGGCAACCCGACCCTTTCCTAGCCTTCAGAGGTGGCAGAGCCCCCTGA